Proteins encoded together in one Flavobacteriales bacterium window:
- a CDS encoding RNA polymerase sigma-54 factor: LILKLNPKPGNTLTESSKSAQTVVPDFLIENNDGVLNLSLNSRNAPDLKVSRTYANMLEGYSKSKDKADKAQKEAVMFVRQKLDAAKWFIDAIKQRQQTLMKTMTAIMEYQYDYFLEGDETRLKPMILKDIAERVELDISTISRVANSKYVQTPFGTFLLKTFFSESLQTDSGEEVSTREVKKILEECIEAENKKRPLTDEKLASILKEKGYNIARRTVAKYREQMGLPVARLRKEL, from the coding sequence CTCATTCTTAAACTGAATCCCAAACCCGGCAATACCCTCACCGAAAGCAGCAAATCTGCCCAAACCGTTGTACCCGACTTTCTGATCGAGAACAATGACGGGGTTCTGAATCTGAGTCTTAATTCCCGGAACGCACCGGACCTCAAGGTAAGCCGGACGTACGCCAACATGCTGGAAGGATACAGCAAATCAAAGGACAAGGCAGACAAGGCACAAAAGGAGGCGGTCATGTTTGTGCGTCAAAAGCTGGATGCAGCCAAATGGTTTATTGATGCCATCAAACAGCGCCAGCAAACGCTCATGAAAACCATGACAGCCATCATGGAATACCAATATGATTACTTCCTCGAAGGCGACGAAACCCGCTTGAAGCCAATGATCCTAAAAGATATTGCTGAACGGGTGGAACTGGATATTTCGACTATTTCAAGGGTAGCCAACAGTAAGTATGTACAAACGCCATTCGGGACTTTTCTTCTGAAGACCTTCTTCTCAGAATCCTTACAAACCGATTCAGGGGAAGAAGTTTCAACGCGCGAAGTGAAAAAGATACTGGAGGAATGCATAGAAGCGGAAAACAAAAAACGACCGCTGACGGATGAAAAGCTGGCGAGTATCCTGAAGGAAAAAGGATATAACATCGCACGTCGGACGGTTGCAAAATACAGAGAACAAATGGGGCTTCCCGT